A window of Polaribacter litorisediminis contains these coding sequences:
- a CDS encoding Ig-like domain-containing protein encodes MKTFYRFFFFIILLVFISNCARTGRPEGGPKDEDAPVFVTANPPYESINFNKKEIKLFFDEFIKLKDLNKQLVVSPPLKYPPLITPQGTASKQITIEILDTLFLNTTYIFNFGNAVEDNNESNKLENFKYIFSTGTYIDSLTTSGSIKDAKLLETPKRNNILLYRIDSTFNDSIVYNKKPNYITSTLDTTIFKFTNLRKGNYLMIALNESINDYIFDPKNDKIGFVSDTIQLPRDSIIAQPIILFKEEQPYEFRRGKEVFRGKIEFGFEGDGKDMKINMLSDVPDDFKSISKFEVDKDTLNYWFTPFEADSLNFTVENKQIIDTLTVRLRKEKIDSLVMNATVKGTFHFRDTFFLTSNTPIIKIDTSKISFFDKDTIAVNYKILSSKKENKIGFIFKKDPEQKYNLKFLPNSFTDIYDVKNDTLTYKLDTKKIDDYGRITLNIENINSQNLIIEILSGKDQDQLVERQFTATSTKLVFDLLEPQKYTIRAIIDTNKNNKWDTGNYLKKRLAEKIIYNEAINNYDLRANFFLEEIFKIE; translated from the coding sequence GTGAAAACCTTTTACAGATTTTTCTTTTTTATTATCCTACTCGTTTTTATTTCTAATTGCGCTAGAACTGGCAGACCAGAAGGTGGCCCGAAAGATGAAGACGCACCTGTATTTGTTACTGCAAATCCGCCTTACGAAAGCATCAACTTTAATAAAAAAGAAATTAAACTATTTTTTGATGAATTTATAAAATTAAAAGATCTTAATAAGCAGCTCGTGGTTTCTCCGCCCTTAAAATACCCTCCTTTAATAACACCTCAAGGAACTGCAAGTAAGCAAATTACCATAGAAATTTTAGACACGTTGTTTCTGAACACTACCTATATTTTCAATTTTGGAAACGCAGTTGAAGATAATAATGAAAGTAACAAACTTGAGAATTTTAAATATATTTTTTCTACTGGTACTTATATCGATTCTTTAACAACTTCTGGTTCTATTAAAGATGCTAAACTTCTTGAAACTCCAAAAAGAAATAATATTTTATTGTACAGAATAGATAGTACTTTTAATGACTCAATTGTATACAATAAGAAACCAAATTATATTACAAGTACCTTAGATACCACAATTTTTAAATTTACAAATTTAAGAAAAGGTAACTATTTAATGATTGCTTTAAACGAGTCTATAAACGATTATATTTTTGATCCTAAAAACGATAAAATTGGTTTTGTTTCAGATACCATTCAATTACCAAGAGACAGCATAATTGCCCAACCTATCATCCTATTTAAAGAAGAACAACCTTATGAATTTAGAAGAGGCAAAGAGGTTTTTAGAGGAAAAATAGAATTTGGCTTTGAAGGTGATGGAAAAGACATGAAAATAAATATGCTTTCTGACGTGCCTGATGATTTTAAAAGCATTTCGAAATTTGAGGTTGACAAAGACACTTTAAACTATTGGTTTACACCCTTTGAAGCAGACTCCTTAAATTTTACCGTTGAAAACAAACAAATTATAGATACTTTAACGGTAAGGTTACGCAAGGAAAAGATAGATTCTTTAGTAATGAACGCTACTGTAAAAGGGACTTTTCATTTTAGAGACACTTTCTTTTTAACAAGTAATACTCCTATTATAAAAATAGATACTAGTAAAATTAGTTTCTTTGACAAAGATACTATTGCTGTTAATTACAAGATACTTTCTTCTAAAAAAGAAAATAAAATAGGTTTTATTTTTAAAAAAGACCCTGAACAGAAATACAATTTAAAATTTTTACCGAATTCATTCACAGATATTTATGACGTAAAAAATGATACTTTAACGTATAAGCTAGACACAAAAAAGATTGATGATTATGGCAGGATAACCCTCAATATAGAGAACATAAATTCTCAAAATTTAATCATTGAAATCTTATCTGGAAAAGATCAAGATCAACTTGTAGAGCGTCAATTTACAGCGACCTCTACAAAATTAGTTTTCGATTTATTAGAGCCCCAAAAATATACCATAAGAGCTATTATTGATACCAATAAGAATAATAAATGGGATACTGGAAACTACTTAAAGAAACGGCTTGCAGAAAAAATTATCTATAACGAAGCGATTAATAATTACGATTTAAGAGCTAATTTCTTTTTAGAAGAGATTTTTAAAATTGAATAA
- a CDS encoding ComF family protein produces MTNFIDFKNNKVTQTFYGSVLLEKAFSLLYYRKKGSTQRLIHDLKYKGNEEVGLFFGNWIGEILKENQEFNTVDFIIPVPLHPKKLRKRGYNQVTKFGERLCHHLKIPFKENNLIRISATKTQTFKARFERFKNLETKFLLQNPSFFNDKHVLLIDDVITTGATLEACAKEFERSKNCKISILTMAYTE; encoded by the coding sequence ATGACTAATTTTATTGATTTTAAAAATAATAAAGTTACCCAAACTTTTTATGGCAGTGTTTTATTGGAAAAAGCGTTTTCTTTACTTTATTACAGAAAAAAAGGAAGTACACAAAGATTAATTCATGACTTAAAATACAAAGGCAATGAAGAAGTTGGTCTTTTTTTTGGGAATTGGATTGGTGAAATTTTAAAAGAAAATCAAGAATTTAATACTGTAGATTTTATAATTCCTGTGCCCTTGCATCCAAAGAAACTGAGAAAAAGAGGCTATAATCAGGTAACAAAATTCGGGGAACGCCTATGTCATCATCTTAAAATTCCGTTTAAAGAAAATAATTTAATTAGGATCTCCGCTACTAAAACTCAAACTTTTAAAGCTCGTTTTGAACGTTTTAAAAATTTAGAAACTAAATTTTTATTACAAAACCCTTCTTTTTTTAACGATAAACATGTTTTGTTAATTGACGATGTAATTACTACTGGAGCAACTTTAGAGGCTTGTGCCAAAGAATTTGAGAGATCTAAAAATTGTAAAATAAGTATTCTAACAATGGCCTATACAGAATGA
- a CDS encoding cystathionine gamma-synthase, with amino-acid sequence MKFNTKTIHGGQKPEEATGAVMPPVFLTSTFAQSSPGKHKGYAYARGTNPTRTALENSLASIENGTHGFAFSSGMAAIDCVLRLLKPGDEIIAGNDLYGGTYRMFTQLFQKYGLEFTYVDTDEIVNITNAITEKTKLVWLETPTNPLMKIADIAAISVAVKDINSAILIAVDNTFATPYLQQPLTLGADIVMHSATKYLGGHSDLIMGALMVKEETLAKEIHFIQFAAGAIAAPMDSFLALRGIKTLHIRMQRHCENGRAVASFLENHAKVGQVYFPGLENHRGHKIAKKQMKDFGGMVSFKLKDESIEATFKFLENTKLFTLAESLGGVESLVNHPATMSHGSIPEKERLKIGITNSLVRLSVGIEDIEDLLADLEQALNA; translated from the coding sequence ATGAAGTTTAATACCAAAACAATTCACGGAGGTCAAAAACCAGAAGAAGCAACAGGAGCGGTTATGCCTCCTGTTTTTTTAACATCCACGTTTGCACAATCTAGTCCCGGAAAACATAAAGGATATGCCTATGCAAGAGGAACTAACCCAACAAGAACTGCCTTAGAAAACAGTTTGGCATCCATAGAAAATGGTACGCATGGTTTTGCGTTTTCATCCGGAATGGCGGCCATAGACTGTGTTTTAAGATTGTTAAAACCCGGTGATGAAATCATTGCTGGAAACGATTTATATGGCGGAACCTACAGAATGTTTACGCAACTATTCCAAAAATACGGATTGGAATTTACCTATGTAGATACCGATGAAATAGTGAATATTACCAATGCAATTACAGAAAAAACAAAATTAGTTTGGCTCGAAACACCAACCAATCCGTTGATGAAAATTGCAGATATAGCAGCTATTTCGGTGGCTGTAAAAGATATAAATTCAGCCATATTAATAGCGGTAGATAATACGTTTGCAACACCCTATTTGCAGCAACCTTTAACTTTAGGAGCAGATATTGTGATGCATTCTGCAACAAAATATTTAGGAGGTCATTCAGATTTAATCATGGGAGCTTTAATGGTAAAAGAGGAAACGTTGGCAAAAGAAATCCATTTTATTCAGTTTGCAGCGGGAGCGATTGCAGCACCCATGGATTCTTTTTTGGCATTAAGAGGTATAAAAACGTTACACATTAGAATGCAGCGTCATTGTGAAAACGGTCGTGCAGTAGCGAGTTTTTTAGAGAACCACGCTAAGGTAGGGCAGGTTTACTTTCCGGGTTTAGAAAATCATCGAGGTCATAAAATTGCCAAAAAGCAAATGAAAGATTTTGGAGGCATGGTTTCTTTTAAGTTAAAGGATGAAAGTATAGAGGCAACTTTTAAATTCTTAGAAAACACAAAACTGTTTACGTTGGCAGAATCTTTAGGTGGGGTGGAGAGCTTGGTAAATCATCCTGCAACTATGTCTCACGGATCGATTCCAGAGAAAGAACGCTTAAAAATAGGAATTACGAATTCACTAGTGAGGTTAAGTGTTGGTATTGAAGATATCGAAGATTTATTGGCAGATTTAGAACAAGCTTTAAATGCATAA